Proteins encoded by one window of Arabidopsis thaliana chromosome 2, partial sequence:
- a CDS encoding kinase with adenine nucleotide alpha hydrolases-like domain-containing protein (Protein kinase protein with adenine nucleotide alpha hydrolases-like domain; FUNCTIONS IN: protein serine/threonine kinase activity, protein kinase activity, kinase activity, ATP binding; INVOLVED IN: pollen tube growth; EXPRESSED IN: pollen tube; EXPRESSED DURING: M germinated pollen stage; CONTAINS InterPro DOMAIN/s: UspA (InterPro:IPR006016), Protein kinase, ATP binding site (InterPro:IPR017441), Serine/threonine-protein kinase domain (InterPro:IPR002290), Serine/threonine-protein kinase-like domain (InterPro:IPR017442), Protein kinase-like domain (InterPro:IPR011009), Serine/threonine-protein kinase, active site (InterPro:IPR008271), Rossmann-like alpha/beta/alpha sandwich fold (InterPro:IPR014729), Protein kinase, catalytic domain (InterPro:IPR000719), Tyrosine-protein kinase, catalytic domain (InterPro:IPR020635); BEST Arabidopsis thaliana protein match is: Protein kinase protein with adenine nucleotide alpha hydrolases-like domain (TAIR:AT5G35380.1); Has 35333 Blast hits to 34131 proteins in 2444 species: Archae - 798; Bacteria - 22429; Metazoa - 974; Fungi - 991; Plants - 531; Viruses - 0; Other Eukaryotes - 9610 (source: NCBI BLink).) gives MVKMVDGERRDESVAIAIDRDKGSQAALKWAVDNLLTPGETLTLIHVKVKQTLANNGTQPNKSGDDVKELFLPFRCFCTRKDINCEEVVLENVDAAEGIIEYVQENAIDILVLGASKITLLKRLKAVDVTNAVIKGAPNFCTVYAISKGKISSVRSATSSPPPLCTIRPQLPARSSNANNNNFSPRAQRRLQSVQSIQDEIEIKSPYLRKEYDQGTYQALVSDSDLSFVSSDRPSMDWFEDNRSNYATSSSSSEKQSIDLCSSYSAFSTSSQESGRLSSLSMYSQDDVESEMRRLKLELKYTMDMYNSACKEAIAAKKTTIELHKWKEERKHKLEEAILAKEAAMAIAENEKAKSRAAMEALEAAHRMAETEAQKRKQIETAALREVEHENKAMHALPHSNRMYRKYTIEEIEQGTTKFSDSHKIGEGSYGTVYKGTLDYTPVAIKVVRPDATQGRSQFQQEVEVLTCIRHPNMVLLLGACAEYGCLVYEYMSNGSLDDCLLRRGNSPVLSWQLRFRIAAEIATSLNFLHQLKPEPLVHRDLKPANILLDQHMVSKISDVGLARLVPPTIDDIATHYRMTSTAGTLCYIDPEYQQTGMLGTKSDIYSFGIVLLQILTAKTPMGLTNQVEKAIEEGNFAKILDPLVTDWPIEEALILAKIGLQCAELRRKDRPDLGTVVLPGLKRLMNLAEENMSITRPSS, from the exons ATGGTGAAGATGGTAGATGGTGAGCGAAGAGACGAAAGCGTTGCAATTGCGATTGATCGAGACAAAGGAAGTCAGGCTGCATTGAAATGGGCTGTTGATAATCTTTTGACACCAGGAGAGACTCTAACTCTTATTCATGTTAAAGTCAAGCAAACCCTTGCTAATAATG GGACTCAACCAAATAAGTCTGGAGATGACGTTAAGGAACTGTTTCTTCCATTCCGATGTTTCTGCACTAGGAAAGAC ATAAATTGTGAAGAGGTAGTATTGGAGAACGTTGATGCTGCAGAAGGAATCATAGAGTATGTACAAGAGAATGCAATCGATATTCTAGTACTCGGTGCATCTAAGATAACTCTTTTAAA GCGGTTAAAAGCGGTAGATGTTACAAACGCAGTGATAAAAGGAGCACCCAATTTCTGTACAGTTTATGCAATCTCTAAAGGTAAAATTTCGTCCGTTAGATCAGCTACCTCTTCACCTCCTCCACTTTGCACAATACGTCCACAATTACCAGCTCGGTCAAGTAatgccaacaacaacaacttcagtCCTAGAGCTCAGAGAAGGCTTCAATCAGTGCAAAGTATACAAGACGAGATCGAGATCAA GTCTCCATATTTGAGAAAAGAATATGATCAAGGGACATACCAGGCCTTAGTGTCGGACTCAGACTTATCCTTTGTGAGTAGTGATAGGCCAAGCATGGATTGGTTTGAAGACAATCGATCCAACTATGCTACATCCTCAAGCTCATCTGAAAAACAGTCCATAGATTTGTGTTCTTCTTATTCTGCATTCTCCACAAGCTCCCAAGAAAGTGGGAGACTCTCATCATTGTCAATGTATAGCCAg GATGATGTAGAATCTGAGATGAGAAGGCTAAAACTAGAACTTAAGTATACAATGGACATGTATAATAGTGCATGCAAAGAAGCAATCGCAGCTAAGAAGACG ACTATTGAGTTACACaaatggaaagaagaaaggaaacatAAACTAGAAGAAGCAATACTTGCCAAAGAAGCAGCAATGGCAATAGCAGAGAATGAGAAGGCAAAGAGTAGAGCAGCCATGGAAGCATTAGAAGCCGCTCATAGAATGGCTGAAACCGAAgctcaaaaaagaaagcaaatcgAAACGGCGGCTCTACGAGAAGTAGAGCATGAAAATAAAGCAATGCATGCTTTACCTCATAGTAATAGAATGTATAGGAAATACACAATTGAGGAGATTGAACAAGGAACAACAAAATTCTCAGATAGTCATAAGATTGGAGAAGGCAGTTATGGAACAGTTTACAAGGGTACTCTAGATTACACACCAGTGGCGATAAAAGTTGTGAGACCGGATGCAACACAAGGAAGATCACAGTTCCAGCAAGAAGTGGAAGTCTTGACATGTATAAGACATCCTAATATGGTTCTGCTCCTTGGAGCCTGTGCGGAATACGGATGTTTAGTCTACGAATACATGTCCAATGGTAGCTTAGACGATTGTCTCCTTAGACGAGGAAACTCTCCAGTGCTTTCTTGGCAGCTAAGATTCCGCATTGCAGCTGAAATCGCCACTAGCCTTAATTTCCTTCACCAGCTAAAGCCAGAGCCACTAGTGCACCGCGACTTGAAACCAGCTAACATATTACTTGACCAGCACATGGTCAGCAAGATTTCTGATGTTGGGTTGGCTAGGCTTGTCCCTCCCACAATTGATGACATCGCAACGCATTATAGAATGACATCCACTGCTGGAACATTGTGTTACATTGATCCAGAATACCAGCAAACTGGTATGCTTGGAACCAAATCAGACATATACTCATTTGGGATTGTGCTCTTGCAAATACTTACAGCAAAGACACCAATGGGTTTGACAAATCAAGTTGAGAAAGCAATTGAGGAAGGAAATTTTGCCAAGATACTTGACCCTCTTGTTACTGATTGGCCAATTGAAGAGGCTTTAATATTAGCAAAAATCGGTTTACAATGCGCAGAGTTAAGACGGAAAGATAGACCTGACTTGGGAACGGTTGTGTTGCCTGGGCTGAAAAGGCTCATGAATTTAGCAGAAGAAAACATGTCTATCACGCGTCCTTCGTCGTAA